One segment of Longimicrobiaceae bacterium DNA contains the following:
- a CDS encoding molybdopterin oxidoreductase family protein, with protein sequence MPISEALPLVRDGVVRGACPHDCPDTCAMLVHVRDGRAVRVQGDPAHPVTQGFLCTKVNRYVERTYHADRLTTPLRRVGPKGEGRFEPATWDEALGDIAARLNAIRSGPHGPQSILPYSYAGTMGLVQSQSMDRRFFHRIGASLLARTICAAAGTEAWKHTYGDRMGPTPEEAERAKLVLLWGTNTLTSNPHLWPALRRARENGARLVAIDPIRTRTAAQCDAHLAIRPGTDAALALGMMHVIFRDGMEDRDYLARHTVGWEMLRDRVAEWTPARAAAETGIDADAIESLAREYALTRPTFIRLNYGMQRHAGGGMAIRVVSLLPAVTGAWKDVGGGATLSTSGAFKANGPALERPDWVPPATRTINMVQLGAALTRPDAGVGGPPVKALVVYNSNPGAVAPDLGKVREGLRREDLFTVVLEHFRTDTADYADWVLPATTQLEHWDVHTAYGHLYVTLNRPSIAPVGDSLPNSEIFRRLAQRMGLEDPEFRDTDLDLIRQALDSAHPVMAGVTLERLMDEGYVRLNVPRDFAPYADPERFNTRSGKIQIHAPELAELGLDPLPAYTPPAESASADPARAARFPLMLLSPPEHPFMNSTFANVPPLARAAGEAKLLLHPNEAAVRGIREGDAVRSFNDRGAFTARAVVTEDVRPGVAVSYGVRWARLSADGHTVNDTTSQAVTDMGGGAVFYDNAVEVELTA encoded by the coding sequence ACGTGCGCGACGGCCGCGCGGTGCGCGTGCAGGGCGACCCCGCGCACCCGGTCACGCAGGGCTTCCTGTGCACCAAGGTGAACCGCTACGTGGAGCGCACCTACCACGCGGACCGGCTCACCACGCCGCTGCGCCGCGTGGGTCCCAAGGGCGAGGGCCGCTTCGAGCCGGCGACGTGGGATGAGGCGCTGGGCGACATCGCCGCGCGGCTGAACGCCATCCGCAGCGGGCCGCACGGTCCGCAGTCCATCCTCCCGTATTCGTACGCCGGGACGATGGGGCTGGTGCAGAGCCAGTCGATGGACCGGCGGTTCTTCCACCGCATCGGGGCGAGCCTGCTGGCGCGGACGATCTGCGCGGCGGCGGGCACGGAGGCATGGAAGCACACGTACGGCGACCGCATGGGCCCCACGCCCGAGGAGGCGGAGCGCGCCAAGCTGGTGCTGCTGTGGGGCACCAACACGCTCACCAGCAACCCGCACCTGTGGCCCGCGCTGCGCCGGGCCCGCGAGAACGGCGCGCGCCTCGTAGCCATCGACCCCATCCGCACGCGCACGGCGGCGCAGTGCGACGCGCACCTCGCCATCCGCCCCGGCACCGACGCCGCGCTCGCGCTGGGGATGATGCACGTGATCTTCCGCGACGGCATGGAGGACCGCGATTACCTCGCCCGCCACACCGTGGGCTGGGAGATGCTGCGCGACCGCGTGGCCGAGTGGACGCCGGCGCGCGCAGCAGCGGAAACGGGCATCGATGCGGATGCGATCGAATCGCTCGCGCGCGAGTACGCGCTGACGCGGCCTACGTTCATCCGCCTCAACTACGGCATGCAGCGCCACGCGGGCGGCGGCATGGCCATCCGCGTGGTCTCTCTCCTCCCTGCCGTGACGGGCGCGTGGAAGGACGTGGGCGGCGGGGCGACGCTCTCCACCTCCGGCGCGTTCAAGGCGAACGGACCCGCGCTGGAGAGGCCGGACTGGGTGCCGCCGGCCACGCGCACCATCAACATGGTGCAGCTCGGCGCCGCGCTCACGCGGCCGGACGCGGGCGTGGGCGGACCGCCGGTGAAGGCGCTGGTCGTCTACAACTCCAACCCCGGCGCCGTCGCCCCCGACCTGGGCAAGGTGCGCGAGGGGCTTCGGCGCGAGGACCTGTTCACCGTCGTCCTGGAGCACTTCCGCACGGACACGGCGGACTATGCGGACTGGGTGCTGCCCGCGACCACGCAGCTTGAGCACTGGGACGTGCACACGGCCTACGGGCACCTGTACGTCACGCTCAACCGCCCGTCCATCGCCCCGGTCGGCGACAGCCTGCCCAACTCCGAGATCTTCCGCCGCCTGGCGCAGCGCATGGGGCTGGAGGATCCGGAGTTCCGCGACACCGACCTCGACCTCATCCGCCAGGCGCTGGACTCGGCGCACCCGGTGATGGCGGGGGTCACGCTGGAACGGTTGATGGATGAAGGCTACGTGCGCCTGAACGTGCCGCGCGACTTCGCGCCGTATGCGGACCCGGAGCGGTTCAACACGCGCTCGGGGAAGATACAGATCCACGCGCCGGAGCTGGCGGAGCTGGGTCTCGATCCCCTGCCCGCGTACACACCCCCCGCCGAGAGCGCATCCGCCGACCCGGCCCGCGCCGCGCGCTTCCCGCTGATGCTGCTGTCGCCGCCGGAGCACCCGTTCATGAACTCCACCTTCGCCAACGTGCCGCCGCTCGCCCGCGCCGCCGGCGAGGCGAAGCTGCTGCTGCACCCCAACGAGGCCGCCGTGCGCGGTATCCGCGAAGGAGACGCGGTGCGTAGCTTCAACGACCGCGGCGCCTTCACCGCCCGGGCCGTCGTCACCGAGGACGTGCGCCCCGGCGTGGCCGTCTCCTACGGCGTCCGCTGGGCCCGCCTCTCCGCAGACGGGCACACGGTGAACGACACCACGTCGCAAGCCGTGACCGACATGGGCGGCGGCGCCGTCTTCTACGACAACGCCGTGGAAGTGGAGCTCACCGCATGA
- a CDS encoding sigma-70 family RNA polymerase sigma factor: MEDTDLVRQAQQGDGGAVRALYQRHSRRVYAVVRRLAGEDALAEDWAQEAWVRAIRALPTFRGDSAFSTWLHRIAVNSALHGRRSRERRAGRETSIDDDCPVHTRPAGDQAVLRLRLEKAMARLPEGMRRVLVLHDVEGYTHEEIGEMLGVSAGTCKSQLFKARGKMRAMLAPAPEPMHGVETCST, translated from the coding sequence ATGGAAGACACCGATCTCGTCAGACAGGCACAGCAGGGTGACGGCGGGGCGGTGCGCGCACTGTACCAGCGCCACTCCCGGCGCGTGTACGCCGTGGTCCGGCGCCTCGCGGGCGAGGACGCCCTGGCCGAGGACTGGGCCCAGGAGGCGTGGGTGCGGGCGATCCGCGCCCTGCCCACCTTCCGCGGCGACTCGGCGTTCAGCACCTGGCTGCACCGCATCGCGGTGAACAGCGCCCTGCACGGCCGCCGCTCGCGGGAGCGGCGGGCCGGGCGGGAGACCAGCATCGACGACGACTGCCCGGTGCACACCCGCCCCGCGGGCGACCAGGCGGTGCTGCGGCTGCGGCTGGAGAAGGCGATGGCCCGGCTGCCCGAGGGCATGCGGCGCGTGCTGGTGCTGCACGACGTGGAAGGATACACGCACGAGGAGATCGGCGAGATGCTGGGCGTGAGCGCCGGCACCTGCAAGAGCCAGCTCTTCAAGGCGAGGGGCAAGATGCGAGCGATGCTGGCCCCCGCCCCCGAACCGATGCACGGAGTGGAGACATGCAGCACCTGA
- a CDS encoding sigma-70 family RNA polymerase sigma factor, giving the protein MNGLEVPLPAGAAHRPPSTRQAPSAEEAADEAALVERVRRGDAAAFDRLVNAYMRRAFSVAYRLMSQREDAEDLVQDAFMAVLQRIDTFEAGRPFGPWFFRILVNRGLNARKARSLRTVDEIPESAATHLASPEREAERSELRGALTEAMAALPERQRTILQLFDVEGFGGPEIAQILEISEGTVRWHLHEARKTLRGVLSRYERKSTDG; this is encoded by the coding sequence GTGAACGGGCTGGAGGTGCCGCTTCCCGCAGGCGCCGCGCACCGCCCCCCGTCGACCCGCCAGGCGCCGTCGGCGGAGGAAGCGGCGGACGAGGCCGCGCTGGTCGAGCGGGTGCGGCGCGGCGACGCGGCCGCGTTCGACCGGCTGGTGAACGCCTACATGCGCCGCGCCTTCTCGGTCGCGTACCGGCTCATGAGCCAGCGCGAGGACGCCGAGGACCTGGTGCAGGACGCGTTCATGGCCGTGCTCCAGCGCATCGACACGTTCGAGGCGGGGCGCCCGTTCGGGCCGTGGTTCTTCCGAATCCTGGTGAACCGCGGCCTCAACGCCCGCAAGGCGCGCTCGCTGCGCACGGTGGACGAGATCCCCGAGAGCGCGGCGACGCACCTGGCCTCGCCGGAGCGCGAGGCGGAGCGGTCGGAGCTGCGCGGGGCTTTGACGGAAGCGATGGCGGCGCTGCCCGAGCGGCAGCGGACCATCCTGCAGCTGTTCGACGTGGAAGGCTTCGGCGGGCCGGAGATCGCCCAGATCCTGGAGATCTCCGAAGGCACGGTACGGTGGCACCTGCACGAGGCGCGGAAGACGCTGCGCGGCGTGCTGTCGCGATACGAAAGGAAGAGCACCGATGGATGA
- a CDS encoding glycosyltransferase family 4 protein, whose product MRALRILYISHSFPPAGRPLDNVGGMQRLAVELHAALAANPDVELVPEVLRTSWKWTPYRVGPYLARLLATLPATVRRERIDAVFFSSMVTATLAMPLAGRIRAAGARLAAITNGLDVTDPNPVWQRIVPRTLGALDVAFPISRATAEQCVARGLPRERSRVVPVGIDLSRLSQPRVPGASRRELLAALAQSGDGNAPIPGDALLLASVGRHVERKGFQWFTDEVMPLLPRDVVYLLAGEGPMTPAVRAAIERQGLHDRVRLLGRVTDEMLGKLYRGADLFVMPNVPVAGDMEGFGIVILEAGLSGLPTVGSAMEGILDAVTPGENGDLVPPLDPRALADAILRCHHDRAALAEASARARTFVEATYGWPGIAARYVAHLRDVVG is encoded by the coding sequence GTGAGGGCCCTTCGCATCCTCTACATCTCCCACTCGTTTCCGCCGGCGGGTCGGCCGCTGGACAACGTGGGGGGAATGCAGCGCCTGGCGGTGGAGCTCCACGCCGCGCTGGCCGCGAACCCGGACGTGGAGCTCGTGCCCGAGGTGTTGCGGACGTCGTGGAAGTGGACGCCGTACCGCGTCGGGCCGTACCTCGCCCGCCTGCTGGCGACGCTGCCCGCGACGGTGCGGCGCGAGCGGATCGACGCCGTGTTCTTCTCGTCGATGGTCACCGCAACGCTGGCGATGCCGCTCGCGGGGCGCATCCGTGCGGCGGGCGCGCGGCTCGCAGCGATCACGAACGGGCTGGACGTCACGGATCCGAACCCGGTGTGGCAGCGCATCGTGCCACGAACCCTGGGTGCGCTGGACGTGGCCTTCCCGATCAGCCGAGCGACGGCGGAGCAGTGCGTGGCGCGGGGGCTGCCGCGGGAGAGGTCGCGCGTCGTCCCCGTCGGCATCGACCTGTCGCGGCTGTCGCAGCCGCGCGTTCCGGGCGCGAGCCGGCGCGAGCTGCTGGCGGCGCTGGCGCAGTCGGGAGATGGGAACGCGCCCATTCCGGGAGATGCGCTGCTGCTCGCCAGCGTGGGGCGCCACGTGGAGCGGAAGGGCTTCCAGTGGTTCACGGACGAGGTGATGCCGCTGCTCCCGCGCGACGTCGTCTACCTCCTCGCGGGCGAAGGGCCGATGACGCCCGCCGTGCGAGCGGCGATCGAGCGGCAGGGGCTGCATGATCGCGTCCGCCTCCTCGGCCGCGTGACGGACGAGATGCTGGGGAAGCTGTATCGCGGCGCCGACCTGTTCGTGATGCCGAACGTGCCGGTGGCGGGCGACATGGAGGGCTTCGGGATCGTCATCCTGGAAGCCGGCCTCTCCGGTCTCCCCACCGTCGGCAGCGCGATGGAAGGCATCCTCGACGCGGTCACACCGGGCGAGAACGGCGACCTCGTTCCCCCGCTGGACCCGCGCGCCCTCGCGGACGCCATCCTCCGCTGCCACCACGACCGCGCCGCGCTGGCGGAAGCATCCGCCCGCGCCCGAACGTTCGTGGAGGCGACGTACGGTTGGCCCGGCATCGCCGCCCGCTACGTCGCCCACCTCCGCGACGTCGTCGGCTGA